The following coding sequences are from one uncultured Desulfobacter sp. window:
- a CDS encoding efflux RND transporter permease subunit, with translation MSRFFINRPIFAWVIAIVIMLAGVFAVLTLPVEQYPKIAPPSISIETYYPGASAQVLEDSVAQVIEQSLTGIDYLRYFSSTSDSSGQLEIELTFEPEADPDIAQVQVQNKISKVESLLPDEVRQQGITVQKSTKSYLLLVGLYSEDGSISDEDIADYLKSNMADPLSRVQGVGDLEVFGAEHAMRIWLNPEKLNAFNLMPADVTAAIRARNADVSSGQLGGSPAIDGQQINAVVTVQSKLKTVDDFENILVKVNTDGAQIRVKDVARVELGSETYGFNTRYNGKPGCAMGISLATGANALDTAQRIKDKVKDLSVFMPEGLQIVYPYDTTPFVRLSIMEVVKTLIEAIILVFFVMYLFLQNFRATLVPTIAVPVVILGTFGILSAFGFSINTLSMFAMVLAIGLLVDDAIVVVENVERVMSETGLPPKEATRRSMDQITGALVGIAMVLSAVFIPMAFFSGSTGAIYRQFSLTLVSAMGLSVLVALVLTPALCATMLKPVEKGHHENKKGFFGWFNKGFDLTKATYRNSVKYAATRIFRCLVIYALILGTLVYVFKEIPTGFLPDEDQGLMMTIISAPPGATMERTQQSVEKAEDYFLNKESENVKGLFTVVGFSFAGRGQNMAMGFINLRDWETRHRPDQKAAAISGRAMRNLYGVKDASIYAFIPPAILEMGNATGFDFMLVDRGGLGHTALMNARNQMLGMAAQNPKLVGVRPNGLSDVPQYTVHIDYEKAEALGVTTADITNVIQTAWGSSYVNDFMDNNRLKKVYIQGDAPSRMLPEDIDRWHVRNAQGKMVPFSSFSYGVWSYGSPKLERYNGTSSVEILGTPAPGVSSGEAMAIIEDLSKKLPRGIALEWTGISYEERMAGSQTGLLYAVSLLFVFLCLAALYESWSIPFSVMLVVPLGIIGSVVAARWAGLSNDVYFQIALLTTVGLAAKNAILIVEFAKSLYEGGTALIQSALSAAELRFRPILMTSFAFILGVTPLAMTDGAGSASQNAIGIGVIGGMIAATSLAIIFVPLFFILIERGGEKKKQAEIGQGE, from the coding sequence ATGTCTCGTTTTTTCATAAACCGGCCCATCTTTGCATGGGTCATCGCCATCGTCATCATGCTGGCCGGCGTTTTTGCCGTGTTAACGCTTCCGGTGGAACAATACCCGAAGATTGCCCCGCCCAGCATATCCATTGAAACCTATTATCCCGGTGCGTCGGCCCAGGTGCTCGAGGACAGTGTCGCCCAGGTCATCGAACAGTCCCTGACCGGCATTGACTATCTCAGGTATTTTTCCTCCACCAGTGATTCGTCGGGCCAGCTTGAAATCGAGCTCACCTTTGAGCCGGAAGCCGATCCGGACATTGCCCAGGTCCAGGTGCAGAACAAAATATCCAAGGTGGAAAGCCTTCTGCCCGATGAGGTCCGGCAGCAGGGAATAACTGTCCAGAAATCCACCAAAAGTTATCTGCTGCTTGTGGGCTTGTATTCCGAAGACGGCAGCATTAGTGATGAAGATATTGCCGATTATCTCAAATCCAACATGGCAGACCCGCTCTCCCGTGTCCAGGGAGTCGGGGACCTGGAGGTGTTCGGCGCAGAGCATGCCATGCGGATCTGGCTGAACCCTGAGAAACTTAATGCCTTCAATCTTATGCCCGCTGATGTGACAGCGGCCATCCGGGCCCGGAACGCAGATGTATCTTCGGGCCAGCTCGGCGGTTCGCCTGCCATTGATGGGCAGCAGATCAACGCGGTTGTTACGGTCCAGTCCAAGCTGAAAACCGTGGATGATTTTGAAAACATACTGGTCAAGGTGAATACCGATGGTGCCCAGATCCGTGTAAAGGATGTGGCCCGGGTGGAACTGGGATCGGAAACCTACGGTTTTAATACCCGATACAACGGCAAACCCGGCTGTGCCATGGGCATCAGCCTTGCCACAGGTGCCAATGCCCTGGACACGGCCCAGCGCATCAAAGACAAAGTAAAAGATTTATCCGTATTCATGCCGGAAGGGCTTCAAATCGTATATCCCTATGATACCACCCCGTTTGTCCGCCTTTCCATCATGGAGGTCGTCAAAACCCTGATAGAGGCCATTATCCTGGTTTTTTTCGTCATGTATCTGTTTCTGCAGAACTTTCGGGCGACACTGGTTCCCACCATTGCGGTACCGGTGGTTATCCTAGGGACCTTCGGGATATTGTCTGCTTTCGGATTCAGTATCAATACCCTGTCCATGTTCGCCATGGTCCTGGCCATCGGCCTCCTGGTGGATGACGCCATTGTCGTGGTGGAAAACGTGGAGCGGGTGATGTCCGAAACAGGCCTGCCCCCCAAGGAAGCCACCCGCCGATCCATGGACCAGATCACAGGAGCCCTTGTGGGTATTGCCATGGTGCTTTCTGCGGTTTTTATCCCCATGGCCTTTTTTTCCGGTTCCACCGGTGCCATCTACCGGCAGTTTTCCCTGACCCTGGTTTCAGCCATGGGGCTTTCCGTACTGGTGGCCCTGGTCCTGACCCCGGCCCTTTGTGCCACCATGCTCAAGCCTGTGGAAAAGGGTCACCACGAAAATAAAAAAGGATTTTTCGGCTGGTTTAACAAAGGCTTTGACCTGACCAAAGCCACATACAGAAACAGTGTTAAATATGCCGCCACACGGATTTTTCGATGCCTTGTCATTTACGCATTGATCCTTGGGACTCTGGTGTATGTTTTCAAAGAAATCCCCACAGGATTTTTGCCCGACGAAGACCAGGGCCTGATGATGACCATAATTTCCGCGCCTCCCGGTGCCACCATGGAGCGGACCCAGCAATCCGTGGAAAAAGCCGAAGACTATTTTCTGAACAAGGAGTCGGAAAACGTCAAAGGGCTGTTTACCGTTGTGGGCTTCAGTTTTGCCGGCAGAGGACAGAATATGGCCATGGGTTTTATCAATCTTCGGGACTGGGAAACACGCCATCGTCCGGACCAGAAGGCTGCAGCTATTTCAGGCCGGGCCATGCGCAATCTTTATGGCGTCAAGGATGCATCCATATATGCGTTCATCCCGCCGGCTATTTTGGAGATGGGCAATGCCACAGGCTTTGACTTTATGCTGGTGGACAGAGGCGGTTTAGGCCATACGGCCTTGATGAATGCCAGAAACCAGATGCTGGGCATGGCTGCCCAGAATCCTAAACTTGTGGGGGTACGCCCCAACGGGTTGTCTGATGTGCCCCAGTACACAGTGCATATTGATTATGAAAAGGCTGAAGCCCTGGGGGTGACCACAGCAGATATCACAAATGTTATCCAGACGGCCTGGGGATCTTCCTATGTCAATGATTTCATGGACAATAATCGCCTGAAAAAGGTTTATATCCAGGGCGATGCTCCCTCCAGAATGCTGCCTGAAGATATTGACCGATGGCATGTGCGCAATGCCCAAGGCAAGATGGTACCCTTTTCCTCTTTCTCTTATGGGGTCTGGTCCTACGGATCTCCAAAATTGGAGCGGTATAACGGCACCTCATCCGTGGAGATATTAGGGACGCCGGCCCCGGGTGTCAGTTCCGGCGAGGCCATGGCGATTATCGAAGACCTGTCCAAAAAACTTCCCCGGGGTATTGCCCTGGAGTGGACCGGTATATCCTATGAAGAACGTATGGCCGGCTCCCAGACCGGTTTGCTGTACGCGGTGTCACTGCTGTTCGTATTCCTGTGCCTGGCGGCCCTTTACGAAAGCTGGTCCATCCCGTTTTCCGTCATGCTGGTGGTGCCTTTGGGAATCATCGGGTCCGTGGTTGCCGCAAGATGGGCAGGCTTAAGCAATGACGTCTATTTTCAAATTGCACTGCTGACCACGGTGGGTCTTGCGGCTAAAAACGCCATTCTCATTGTGGAATTTGCCAAAAGCCTCTACGAGGGTGGTACGGCGTTGATTCAATCTGCCTTGTCCGCTGCCGAACTTAGGTTTCGCCCCATCTTGATGACGTCCTTTGCCTTTATCCTGGGTGTGACACCCTTGGCCATGACCGACGGTGCAGGTTCCGCCAGTCAGAATGCCATCGGCATCGGTGTTATCGGGGGGATGATCGCCGCCACATCCCTGGCGATTATTTTTGTCCCCCTCTTTTTCATCCTCATTGAACGGGGCGGTGAAAAGAAAAAACAGGCCGAAATCGGCCAAGGAGAATAA
- a CDS encoding efflux transporter outer membrane subunit, which yields MAIRIITSAVAGLMLFTAGCSFIPEYSQPEMPVADAWPDKGPSADAGSGQAAADIVYQDYFTSKTLQQIIAMALENNRDLKVALLSIEQAKAAYRIKKSDELPVIAGSTGVSRQGIAEDDSSTGKPYTTDTTMTAGLGITAYELDLFGRVRSLSQSALESYLATQEAASSTRIALVAQTADAYVTLLAQRKLLQLAQETYKAQKSTYDVIKSQYDAGSTDQLALAQAATSTQSAKASIFQYKRLEAQAENALVYLAGSGVYDLIKTSEDPCESIDEIGFLTQLPAGLPSRILLARPDIQAAEHQLKAANADIGAARAAMYPTISLTGSLGFAAQGLSYLFDPSRSLSWGFSPNLSIPIFNRGGLKAGLEVADVNEKIAAAQYEGAIQTAFREVADQLAARKHYKGQLDAQNALVSASRKAYRLSKARYDNGVDDFLTVLDSQRSLFSAEQGAISLKQAYLSNLINLYKVMGGGKMDTTSEIN from the coding sequence ATGGCAATTAGAATCATTACGTCAGCCGTTGCCGGCCTGATGCTTTTTACTGCCGGCTGTTCGTTTATCCCTGAATACAGCCAGCCGGAAATGCCGGTGGCAGATGCCTGGCCGGACAAGGGGCCCAGCGCAGATGCCGGGTCCGGTCAGGCCGCAGCCGATATTGTGTACCAGGATTATTTTACCTCCAAGACCCTGCAGCAGATCATTGCCATGGCCCTGGAGAACAACCGGGATCTGAAGGTGGCACTGCTCAGTATTGAGCAGGCCAAGGCGGCTTACCGGATCAAGAAATCTGATGAACTGCCCGTCATTGCGGGCAGTACCGGCGTCAGCCGCCAGGGGATTGCCGAAGACGACAGCAGTACAGGCAAACCCTATACCACAGATACAACCATGACCGCAGGATTGGGCATCACGGCCTACGAACTCGATCTTTTCGGCCGTGTCAGAAGCCTTAGCCAAAGTGCACTTGAAAGCTATCTTGCCACCCAGGAAGCGGCGTCAAGTACCCGTATTGCCCTGGTGGCCCAGACCGCAGATGCCTATGTCACGCTTCTGGCCCAAAGAAAGCTGCTGCAGCTTGCCCAGGAGACATACAAAGCCCAGAAATCCACCTATGATGTGATCAAGTCCCAGTATGATGCAGGCTCCACAGACCAGTTGGCTCTGGCCCAGGCCGCCACATCCACCCAAAGCGCCAAGGCTTCCATTTTCCAGTACAAACGTCTGGAGGCCCAGGCGGAAAATGCGCTGGTCTACCTTGCAGGGTCCGGGGTATATGATCTTATCAAGACCTCTGAAGATCCATGTGAAAGCATTGACGAGATTGGGTTTTTGACTCAGTTGCCGGCAGGGCTTCCTTCCCGGATTCTTCTGGCCAGGCCCGACATCCAGGCCGCCGAGCATCAGTTGAAGGCAGCCAATGCAGACATTGGCGCGGCACGGGCTGCCATGTATCCCACCATCAGCCTGACCGGCTCTCTGGGGTTTGCCGCCCAGGGGCTTTCCTATCTGTTTGATCCGTCCAGAAGTCTCTCCTGGGGATTTTCCCCCAACCTGAGCATCCCCATCTTTAACCGGGGAGGGCTGAAGGCCGGCCTGGAAGTTGCCGACGTCAATGAAAAAATTGCGGCAGCCCAGTATGAAGGGGCCATTCAGACTGCATTCAGGGAAGTGGCGGACCAGCTGGCGGCACGCAAGCACTACAAGGGCCAATTGGATGCCCAGAATGCACTGGTATCGGCGAGCCGGAAAGCATATCGTCTGTCCAAGGCCAGGTATGACAACGGGGTGGATGATTTTCTCACGGTTCTGGATTCCCAGCGCTCGCTGTTCAGCGCGGAGCAGGGCGCCATTTCCTTGAAGCAGGCCTACTTGAGCAACCTGATTAACCTGTACAAGGTAA